Genomic DNA from Inediibacterium massiliense:
ATGGATGATAGAGGAAAAATTATAAATATTGCTTTTGCAGTCAGTGCTTCCTTTGTATTTGGAGATCACCTTGGGTTTACTGCAGGAGTTAACCAAGATATGATTTTTCCAATGGTTGTAGGAAAGCTTGTTGGAGGAATTACAGCAGTTATGTTAGCTATGGTGATTTCAAATAAAACTATGACTAAAAAAGAATCAGTAGAATAGAAGAAAGTAGGTGTTTTGATGAATATAAATGAAAAAATATTAGAGGAAATTATTAAAAAAGTGATTCAAGAACAAATGAAAAACAATGAAGAAACATTTCAAAAATATGTAGATGATAGTGGTGTTATATCTATAAAAGCAGATACGGTTGAGTGTAAAAGATTTGATACTGGAAAAGAAGAAGATCAAGTATATCTTACAGATGTATTGAGTCTACAAGAAAGTCCTAGATTAGGATGCGGGATGATGGAAATGAAAGAAACTACTTTTGATTGGACTCTTCAATATGACGAAGTAGATTATATTATTGAAGGAAGTTTAGAAATTATCATAGATGGAAGAAAAGTGGTAGGAAATAAAGGAGATATTTTATTTATACCTAAGGGATCTAGTATTCAATTTAGTGCTCCCAATCACGCAAGATTTATGTATGTAACTTATCCTGCAAATTGGGAAGAGATAGCAAAATCAAAATAAAATCAAAAGAAAACTGTATGTATGATACAGTTTTCTGATTCTAAACTTGTAGACAAAGTCATAAAAAATGTCACTAAATTTTCAAATTTGGAAAATATATAAAAACGATTGAAAATAGCATTACAAACTCGCTATGCTCAAACAGTGTAATGCTAAGCATTTTCTCACTTATTCTATATTTTCACAAATTCTCAATAACTGTTCCTAATTTTTATGACTTTGCTAAAATATAGTTTGTCAATAGTCTGAGAAAACTGTATGTACGATACAGTTTTCTTTTATAGCTTATAAAATAGGAGGAAAACATCATGGGAATATTTCAAACAAAGACTAAAATTTATTATGGAAATGATCCTTTAAGATACTTTGATGAAATGCAACAAAAAAAAGTGTTAATTGTTACAGATCCATTTATGATAAAATTTAAGTTGGTTCAAAAAGTAACGGATATATTAGAAGAAAGAAATATAGATTATACAATTTTTAATGAAGTAGAACCAAATCCATCTGTAGAAACTGTAACAAAGGGTCTTTATAAAATGATTGAGGCAAGACCTGAAGCTATTATCTCTATAGGAGGAGGATCAGCTATAGATGTAGCAAAAGCTATGATTTATTTTCATTTAAAGGTACAAGAAAATTTAGTGGATGATAAAAATATGCAAAAGCCACTATTTATAGCTATTCCTACTACCAGTGGAACAGGTTCTGAGGTAACAGCTTTTTCTGTAGTGACAGATACAAAAGAGCATACGAAAATAGCTCTTGTAGATGATATGATGATTCCAGATATAGCCATATTAGATTCTCAGTTTACAAAAAGTGTTCCTCCTTCTGTTACAGCAGATACAGGAATGGATGTACTGACTCATGCCTTAGAAGCATATGTAGCAAAAAATGCTTCAGACTTTACACAAATATATGCAATAAAAGCTATACAAACTGTATTTAAATATCTTTTGAGGGCTTATTCAAATGGAGAAAATTTAAAAGCAAGAGAGAAAATGCATTTTGCTTCTTGTATGGCAGGGATTGCATTTACCAATGCTGGATTAGGAATCAATCATAGTCTTGCTCATGCTTTTGGAGGAGCTTTTTCATTATCTCATGGAAAAGCAAATGCTATTTTATTACCTTATGTGATTGCTTATCATGCAGCTTGTGATGAGGAGTGTGCACAAAAGTATACAGAAATATCAAGAGCTTTAGATTTACCTTCTGAAAATACAAAAGAAGGAGTAATAAGTTTAATTGAAATGATTAAAATATTTAATGAAAGAATGATGATTCCTATAAAAATTAATGAATTGGGAATAAAATATGAAGTATTCAAGGAAAAACAAATGCAAATAATAGAATATGCTATGGAAGATATATGTACTACTACAAATCCTAAAATACCTACGAAAGAAGATTTGATAAATATTTTAGAGAGAGCGTATAAAGGAGATATTATTCTATAAAAAAATTGAATAAAATTTTAAAAAAGGATATAATAACGTATATATAAATATACAAAAAGCATTGAAAAAGAGTAGTAAGTATAAAAACGGTTATAGCGATTTGGGGATGGTGAGAGCCCAAAACTATTTTTTATACTGAATGGACTTTTGAGTGTAAATCTGAAATGAGTAGGATTTAACGGATGCTTCCACGTTAAGGAAGAAAGAGGACACGAGTCAATTAGAGTGGTACCGCGGGATAAAATCTCGTCTCTATTTTAGAGACGGGATTTTTTGTATATTGAAAGAGGAGGAAATCATATGGATAAAAAAGTTATATTTAGTGGGGCACAACCTTCAGGAAAATTAACTCTTGGAAATTATTTAGGAGCTTTAAAAAATTGGGAAGGACTTCAAGACGATTATGATTGTTATTATTGTATTGTAGATTTACATGCTATTACAGTTCCTCAAGAGCCTAAGGAGTTAAGAAAAAATTCACTAGAGGCATTGGCACAATATTTAGCATGTGGACTAGATCCACAAAAGAGTACTATATTTATTCAATCCCATGTAAGTGCTCATATAGAGCTGGCGTGGGTACTTAATTCTATTTCTTATATGGGTGAGTTAGGAAGAATGACTCAATTTAAAGAAAAATCTCAAAAAAGTGAAGCCAATTTAAATGCAGCTTTATTTACTTATCCAGTGTTGATGGCTTCAGATATTTTACTTTATCAAACAGATTTAGTTCCAGTAGGAGAAGATCAAAAACAACATTTAGAATTGGCTCGAAATTTAGCCCAAAGATTTAATAATAAATATAGTGATACATTTAA
This window encodes:
- the trpS gene encoding tryptophan--tRNA ligase, coding for MDKKVIFSGAQPSGKLTLGNYLGALKNWEGLQDDYDCYYCIVDLHAITVPQEPKELRKNSLEALAQYLACGLDPQKSTIFIQSHVSAHIELAWVLNSISYMGELGRMTQFKEKSQKSEANLNAALFTYPVLMASDILLYQTDLVPVGEDQKQHLELARNLAQRFNNKYSDTFKVPEPYIPKVGARIMSLQEPDKKMSKSDKNENGYILLIDESDAILRKVKRSVTDSLGIVKYSDEQLGIKNLLNIYAKMSGKTIEEIEKMYEGKGYGDFKNDTAEVIIEGLRPIREKYQDLLKNKDYLEEIYVQGAQKAQKASLKTLRKVYKKVGFIPGK
- a CDS encoding 1-propanol dehydrogenase PduQ, which translates into the protein MGIFQTKTKIYYGNDPLRYFDEMQQKKVLIVTDPFMIKFKLVQKVTDILEERNIDYTIFNEVEPNPSVETVTKGLYKMIEARPEAIISIGGGSAIDVAKAMIYFHLKVQENLVDDKNMQKPLFIAIPTTSGTGSEVTAFSVVTDTKEHTKIALVDDMMIPDIAILDSQFTKSVPPSVTADTGMDVLTHALEAYVAKNASDFTQIYAIKAIQTVFKYLLRAYSNGENLKAREKMHFASCMAGIAFTNAGLGINHSLAHAFGGAFSLSHGKANAILLPYVIAYHAACDEECAQKYTEISRALDLPSENTKEGVISLIEMIKIFNERMMIPIKINELGIKYEVFKEKQMQIIEYAMEDICTTTNPKIPTKEDLINILERAYKGDIIL
- a CDS encoding cupin domain-containing protein, which encodes MNINEKILEEIIKKVIQEQMKNNEETFQKYVDDSGVISIKADTVECKRFDTGKEEDQVYLTDVLSLQESPRLGCGMMEMKETTFDWTLQYDEVDYIIEGSLEIIIDGRKVVGNKGDILFIPKGSSIQFSAPNHARFMYVTYPANWEEIAKSK